The nucleotide window AGGCTCTTTTACCAATCATTTTTTCGAAAGCCTTTGTAGTAAAGGAAGTGGAATATTGACCAGTTTTACTAATAACGTAATAAGAATCATTCAGACAATCCCATACGGGAAAGTGATGACATATGGACAAATAGCAAGAGCTGCTGGAAGTCCCAGATCAGCAAGACAGGTTGTCCGAATACTTCATTCTATGTCAGAAAAATACGACCTTCCATGGCATAGGGTAATTAATTCAAAAGGAGAAATTGGCATTCGTGATGAAGAAATGTACATTACCCAAAAAATGTTGCTGGAATCTGAAGGAATCCGATTCCAAACAGAAAGATCCTTGCCGCTTAAAAGCTATTCATGGAATATTGATTTGGCGCAGGTAGAGATTGATTTTCATAAGAATCCCTAAAAATTTCAATGTATTTTAGAGCAATTTTCTTTCTTCTGATAAAACATTTCCTCACCCTTTACTTTTAGGCTAACTTGTTAAAACAGGTAGAAATCGCGGCTCTATTTAGTTTTAGTTCTAAATTAAGTAGGACGTAGTCGTGGTTTTGCCAGTACTGGGTTAGGGAAGAATTAAAGAGGAGTTAATTACATAGTGAGGTATAATATGGAAGGAGCAGTGCTTGAAAAAGAAATAAGTGTGTTTATTGGGGAATTATTAAGAGATAATTTTGGCTGCGGACCAAGCAATGTATTTTGCACCATCTCAAGGCTGTTGGTATCAATCTATATTACGAATTTTCTATCACCGATGGAGAATACTCTCCTAACTAATCATCAAAGCGTTTTATGTCCAAAAAACAAGAGATTTAAACGCAAA belongs to Mesobacillus subterraneus and includes:
- a CDS encoding MGMT family protein, whose product is MTSFTNNVIRIIQTIPYGKVMTYGQIARAAGSPRSARQVVRILHSMSEKYDLPWHRVINSKGEIGIRDEEMYITQKMLLESEGIRFQTERSLPLKSYSWNIDLAQVEIDFHKNP
- a CDS encoding Na-translocating system protein MpsC family protein, producing the protein MEGAVLEKEISVFIGELLRDNFGCGPSNVFCTISRLLVSIYITNFLSPMENTLLTNHQSVLCPKNKRFKRKNNRLLC